From Osmerus mordax isolate fOsmMor3 chromosome 8, fOsmMor3.pri, whole genome shotgun sequence, a single genomic window includes:
- the smek1 gene encoding serine/threonine-protein phosphatase 4 regulatory subunit 3 isoform X3, protein MTDTRRRVKVYTLNEDRQWDDRGTGHVSSGYVERLKGMSLLVRAESDGSLLLESKINPNTAYQKQQDTLIVWSEAENYDLALSFQEKAGCDEIWEKICQVQGKDPSVDITQELVDESEEERFDDMSSPGLELPPCELSRLEDLAEMVASSLPSPLRREKLALAVENEGYIRKLLELFHVCEDLENREGLHHLYEIIKGIFLLNRTALFEVMFSEECIMDVIGCLEFDPALPQPRRHREFLTKTARFKEVIPISDPELRQKIHQTYRVQYIQDMVLPTPSVFEENMLSTLHSFIFFNKVEIVSMLQDDEKFLTDLFAQLTDEATDDDKRHELVNFLKEFCAFSQTLQPQNRDAFFKTLSNMGILPALEVILGMDDVQVRGAATDIFSYLVEYNPAMVREFVMQESQQNDDDILLINLIIEHMICDTDPELGGAVQLMGLLRTLVDPENMLATANKTEKTEFLSFFYKHCMHVLSAPLLANTTEEKPSKDDFQTSQLLALILELLTFCVEHHTYHIKNYIINKDILRRVLVLTASQHAFLALCALRFMRRIIGLKDEFYNRYIMRNFLFEPVVKAFLNNGSRYNLMNSAIIEMFEYVRVEDVKSLTAHIVENYWKLLEDVNYVQTFKGLKLRYEQQRERQDNPKLDSMRSILRNHRFRRDARTLEDEEEMWFNTDEEDLEDGEAVVPPSDKMKSEEDLMDPISKFMERKKLKESDDKEVLGKSSLSGRQSPSLKLSFSGSTKTSLSSPPSSAALHPGSPGSPGSPGSGARNSPPSPPVTMKVGLVDYPDDDEEEEEDADSKGETPPLSKKSRLSS, encoded by the exons ATGACGGACACCCGTCGCCGAGTCAAAGTTTATACCCTCAACGAGGACAGACAATGGGACGACCGTGGCACCGGACACGTCTCGTCGGGCTATGTAGAGAGGTTGAAAGGAATGTCTCTGCTTGTTCGAGCTGAGAGTGATG GTTCCCTTCTGCTGGAGTCTAAAATCAACCCAAACACAGCCTACCAGAAACAGCAG GACACGTTGATAGTGTGGTCGGAGGCTGAGAACTATGACCTTGCACTCAGTTTCCAGGAGAAGGCTGGGTGTGATGAGATCTGGGAGAAGATATGCCAG gTCCAAGGCAAGGACCCGTCGGTGGacatcacccaggagctggtggATGAGTCCGAGGAGGAGCGTTTTGATGACATGTCGTCCCCGGGCCTGGAGCTCCCGCCCTGCGAGCTGAGCCGCCTGGAGGACCTGGCGGAGATGgtggcctcctccctgccctcgcCGCTGCGCCGCGAGAAGCTGGCGCTTGCCGTGGAGAACGAGGGCTACATCCGCAAGCTGCTGGAGCTGTTCCACGTGTGCGAGGACCTGGAGAACCGCGAGGGCCTCCACCACCTGTACGAGATCATCAAGGGCATCTTCCTCCTCAACCGCACTGCGCTCTTCGAGGTCATGTTCTCGGAGGAGTGCATCATGGACGTCATCGGCTGCCTGGAGTTCGACCCGGCCCTGCCGCAGCCCAGGCGCCACCGCGAGTTCCTCACCAAGACGGCCCGTTTCAAGGAGGTGATCCCCATCTCTGACCCGGAGCTGAGGCAGAAGATCCACCAGACATACCGGGTCCAGTACATCCAGGACATGGTGCTGCCCACGCCCTCTGTGTTTGAGGAGAACATGCTCTCCACTCTCCACTCCTTCATCTTCTTCAATAAGGTGGAGATCGTCAGCATGCTGCAG GACGATGAGAAGTTCCTGACAGACCTCTTTGCACAGCTCACAGACGAGGCCACAGACGACGACAAAAGACACGAACTG GTAAACTTTCTAAAGGAATTCTGCGCATTCTCCCAAACGTTACAACCTCAAAACAGAGACGCCTTCTTCAAGACGTTGTCAAACATGGGCATTCTCCCGGCTCTGGAAGTCATACTG gggatgGATGACGTGCAGGTGCGTGGGGCAGCCACTGACATCTTCTCCTATCTGGTGGAGTATAATCCAGCAATGGTACGCGAGTTCGTCATGCAGGAATCCCAGCAGAACGACGAC GACATCCTGCTCATCAACCTGATCATCGAGCACATGATCTGTGACACGGACCCGGAGCTGGGAGGAGCCGTGCAGCTGATGGGGCTGCTGAGGACCCTGGTAGACCCTGAGAACATGCTGGCCACCGCCAAC AAAACAGAGAAGACAGAGTTCCTCAGCTTCTTCTACAAGCACTGCATGCacgtcctctctgctcccctgctGGCCAACACCACGGAGGAGAAGCCcagcaaag atgATTTCCAGACCTCCCAGCTGCTGGCCCTGATCCTGGAGCTGCTGACCTTCTGCGTGGAGCACCACACGTACCACATCAAGAACTATATCATCAACAAGGACATCCTCAGGAGGGTCCTGGTTCTCACCGCCTCCCAGCATGCCTTCCTGGCTCTCT gCGCTTTGCGGTTCATGCGGAGGATTATCGGTCTGAAGGATGAGTTCTACAACCGCTACATCATGAGGAACTTCCTGTTTGAGCCCGTGGTCAAGGCCTTCCTCAACAACGGCTCACGCTACAACCTCATGAACTCCGCCATCATTGAGATGTTCGAGTATGTCCGTGTG GAGGATGTGAAGTCCTTAACAGCTCACATAGTAGAGAACTACTGGAAGCTTCTGGAGGATGTGAACTACGTCCAGACCTTCAAGGGGCTCAAGCTGCGCTACGagcagcagagggagaggcaggacaaCCCCAAACTGGACAg CATGCGTTCCATCCTGAGGAACCACCGGTTCCGGCGTGATGCGCGGAcgctggaggacgaggaggagatgtGGTTCAACACTGACGAGGAGGACCTGGAGGACGGCGAGGCCGTGGTGCCGCCCTCGGACAAGATGAAGAGCGAGGAAGACCTCATGGACCCCATCAGCAAGttcatggagagaaagaaac tgaagGAATCTGATGACAAGGAGGTTCTGGGGAAGTCTAGTCTGTCGGGTCGTCAGAGCCCTAGCTTAAAGCTTTCCTTCTCTGGATCCACCAAGACCAGCCTGTCCAGCCCACCCTCCTCCGCTGCACTGCATCCTGGCTCGCCGGGGTCACCAGGGTCCCCCGGCTCCGGAGCCAGGAACTCCCCGCCCAGCCCGCCCGTCACCATGAAG gtGGGGTTGGTGGACTACCCTGAtgatgacgaggaggaggaagaggacgcgGACAGTAAAGGAGagactccacccctctccaagAAGTCTAGGCTGAGCTCTTAG
- the smek1 gene encoding serine/threonine-protein phosphatase 4 regulatory subunit 3 isoform X1, with amino-acid sequence MTDTRRRVKVYTLNEDRQWDDRGTGHVSSGYVERLKGMSLLVRAESDGSLLLESKINPNTAYQKQQDTLIVWSEAENYDLALSFQEKAGCDEIWEKICQVQGKDPSVDITQELVDESEEERFDDMSSPGLELPPCELSRLEDLAEMVASSLPSPLRREKLALAVENEGYIRKLLELFHVCEDLENREGLHHLYEIIKGIFLLNRTALFEVMFSEECIMDVIGCLEFDPALPQPRRHREFLTKTARFKEVIPISDPELRQKIHQTYRVQYIQDMVLPTPSVFEENMLSTLHSFIFFNKVEIVSMLQDDEKFLTDLFAQLTDEATDDDKRHELVNFLKEFCAFSQTLQPQNRDAFFKTLSNMGILPALEVILGMDDVQVRGAATDIFSYLVEYNPAMVREFVMQESQQNDDDILLINLIIEHMICDTDPELGGAVQLMGLLRTLVDPENMLATANKTEKTEFLSFFYKHCMHVLSAPLLANTTEEKPSKVMATPLPPDDFQTSQLLALILELLTFCVEHHTYHIKNYIINKDILRRVLVLTASQHAFLALCALRFMRRIIGLKDEFYNRYIMRNFLFEPVVKAFLNNGSRYNLMNSAIIEMFEYVRVEDVKSLTAHIVENYWKLLEDVNYVQTFKGLKLRYEQQRERQDNPKLDSMRSILRNHRFRRDARTLEDEEEMWFNTDEEDLEDGEAVVPPSDKMKSEEDLMDPISKFMERKKLKESDDKEVLGKSSLSGRQSPSLKLSFSGSTKTSLSSPPSSAALHPGSPGSPGSPGSGARNSPPSPPVTMKVGLVDYPDDDEEEEEDADSKGETPPLSKKSRLSS; translated from the exons ATGACGGACACCCGTCGCCGAGTCAAAGTTTATACCCTCAACGAGGACAGACAATGGGACGACCGTGGCACCGGACACGTCTCGTCGGGCTATGTAGAGAGGTTGAAAGGAATGTCTCTGCTTGTTCGAGCTGAGAGTGATG GTTCCCTTCTGCTGGAGTCTAAAATCAACCCAAACACAGCCTACCAGAAACAGCAG GACACGTTGATAGTGTGGTCGGAGGCTGAGAACTATGACCTTGCACTCAGTTTCCAGGAGAAGGCTGGGTGTGATGAGATCTGGGAGAAGATATGCCAG gTCCAAGGCAAGGACCCGTCGGTGGacatcacccaggagctggtggATGAGTCCGAGGAGGAGCGTTTTGATGACATGTCGTCCCCGGGCCTGGAGCTCCCGCCCTGCGAGCTGAGCCGCCTGGAGGACCTGGCGGAGATGgtggcctcctccctgccctcgcCGCTGCGCCGCGAGAAGCTGGCGCTTGCCGTGGAGAACGAGGGCTACATCCGCAAGCTGCTGGAGCTGTTCCACGTGTGCGAGGACCTGGAGAACCGCGAGGGCCTCCACCACCTGTACGAGATCATCAAGGGCATCTTCCTCCTCAACCGCACTGCGCTCTTCGAGGTCATGTTCTCGGAGGAGTGCATCATGGACGTCATCGGCTGCCTGGAGTTCGACCCGGCCCTGCCGCAGCCCAGGCGCCACCGCGAGTTCCTCACCAAGACGGCCCGTTTCAAGGAGGTGATCCCCATCTCTGACCCGGAGCTGAGGCAGAAGATCCACCAGACATACCGGGTCCAGTACATCCAGGACATGGTGCTGCCCACGCCCTCTGTGTTTGAGGAGAACATGCTCTCCACTCTCCACTCCTTCATCTTCTTCAATAAGGTGGAGATCGTCAGCATGCTGCAG GACGATGAGAAGTTCCTGACAGACCTCTTTGCACAGCTCACAGACGAGGCCACAGACGACGACAAAAGACACGAACTG GTAAACTTTCTAAAGGAATTCTGCGCATTCTCCCAAACGTTACAACCTCAAAACAGAGACGCCTTCTTCAAGACGTTGTCAAACATGGGCATTCTCCCGGCTCTGGAAGTCATACTG gggatgGATGACGTGCAGGTGCGTGGGGCAGCCACTGACATCTTCTCCTATCTGGTGGAGTATAATCCAGCAATGGTACGCGAGTTCGTCATGCAGGAATCCCAGCAGAACGACGAC GACATCCTGCTCATCAACCTGATCATCGAGCACATGATCTGTGACACGGACCCGGAGCTGGGAGGAGCCGTGCAGCTGATGGGGCTGCTGAGGACCCTGGTAGACCCTGAGAACATGCTGGCCACCGCCAAC AAAACAGAGAAGACAGAGTTCCTCAGCTTCTTCTACAAGCACTGCATGCacgtcctctctgctcccctgctGGCCAACACCACGGAGGAGAAGCCcagcaaag TGATggccacccctctccccccagatgATTTCCAGACCTCCCAGCTGCTGGCCCTGATCCTGGAGCTGCTGACCTTCTGCGTGGAGCACCACACGTACCACATCAAGAACTATATCATCAACAAGGACATCCTCAGGAGGGTCCTGGTTCTCACCGCCTCCCAGCATGCCTTCCTGGCTCTCT gCGCTTTGCGGTTCATGCGGAGGATTATCGGTCTGAAGGATGAGTTCTACAACCGCTACATCATGAGGAACTTCCTGTTTGAGCCCGTGGTCAAGGCCTTCCTCAACAACGGCTCACGCTACAACCTCATGAACTCCGCCATCATTGAGATGTTCGAGTATGTCCGTGTG GAGGATGTGAAGTCCTTAACAGCTCACATAGTAGAGAACTACTGGAAGCTTCTGGAGGATGTGAACTACGTCCAGACCTTCAAGGGGCTCAAGCTGCGCTACGagcagcagagggagaggcaggacaaCCCCAAACTGGACAg CATGCGTTCCATCCTGAGGAACCACCGGTTCCGGCGTGATGCGCGGAcgctggaggacgaggaggagatgtGGTTCAACACTGACGAGGAGGACCTGGAGGACGGCGAGGCCGTGGTGCCGCCCTCGGACAAGATGAAGAGCGAGGAAGACCTCATGGACCCCATCAGCAAGttcatggagagaaagaaac tgaagGAATCTGATGACAAGGAGGTTCTGGGGAAGTCTAGTCTGTCGGGTCGTCAGAGCCCTAGCTTAAAGCTTTCCTTCTCTGGATCCACCAAGACCAGCCTGTCCAGCCCACCCTCCTCCGCTGCACTGCATCCTGGCTCGCCGGGGTCACCAGGGTCCCCCGGCTCCGGAGCCAGGAACTCCCCGCCCAGCCCGCCCGTCACCATGAAG gtGGGGTTGGTGGACTACCCTGAtgatgacgaggaggaggaagaggacgcgGACAGTAAAGGAGagactccacccctctccaagAAGTCTAGGCTGAGCTCTTAG
- the smek1 gene encoding serine/threonine-protein phosphatase 4 regulatory subunit 3 isoform X2: MTDTRRRVKVYTLNEDRQWDDRGTGHVSSGYVERLKGMSLLVRAESDGSLLLESKINPNTAYQKQQDTLIVWSEAENYDLALSFQEKAGCDEIWEKICQVQGKDPSVDITQELVDESEEERFDDMSSPGLELPPCELSRLEDLAEMVASSLPSPLRREKLALAVENEGYIRKLLELFHVCEDLENREGLHHLYEIIKGIFLLNRTALFEVMFSEECIMDVIGCLEFDPALPQPRRHREFLTKTARFKEVIPISDPELRQKIHQTYRVQYIQDMVLPTPSVFEENMLSTLHSFIFFNKVEIVSMLQDDEKFLTDLFAQLTDEATDDDKRHELVNFLKEFCAFSQTLQPQNRDAFFKTLSNMGILPALEVILGMDDVQVRGAATDIFSYLVEYNPAMVREFVMQESQQNDDDILLINLIIEHMICDTDPELGGAVQLMGLLRTLVDPENMLATANKTEKTEFLSFFYKHCMHVLSAPLLANTTEEKPSKVMATPLPPDDFQTSQLLALILELLTFCVEHHTYHIKNYIINKDILRRVLVLTASQHAFLALCALRFMRRIIGLKDEFYNRYIMRNFLFEPVVKAFLNNGSRYNLMNSAIIEMFEYVRVDVKSLTAHIVENYWKLLEDVNYVQTFKGLKLRYEQQRERQDNPKLDSMRSILRNHRFRRDARTLEDEEEMWFNTDEEDLEDGEAVVPPSDKMKSEEDLMDPISKFMERKKLKESDDKEVLGKSSLSGRQSPSLKLSFSGSTKTSLSSPPSSAALHPGSPGSPGSPGSGARNSPPSPPVTMKVGLVDYPDDDEEEEEDADSKGETPPLSKKSRLSS; encoded by the exons ATGACGGACACCCGTCGCCGAGTCAAAGTTTATACCCTCAACGAGGACAGACAATGGGACGACCGTGGCACCGGACACGTCTCGTCGGGCTATGTAGAGAGGTTGAAAGGAATGTCTCTGCTTGTTCGAGCTGAGAGTGATG GTTCCCTTCTGCTGGAGTCTAAAATCAACCCAAACACAGCCTACCAGAAACAGCAG GACACGTTGATAGTGTGGTCGGAGGCTGAGAACTATGACCTTGCACTCAGTTTCCAGGAGAAGGCTGGGTGTGATGAGATCTGGGAGAAGATATGCCAG gTCCAAGGCAAGGACCCGTCGGTGGacatcacccaggagctggtggATGAGTCCGAGGAGGAGCGTTTTGATGACATGTCGTCCCCGGGCCTGGAGCTCCCGCCCTGCGAGCTGAGCCGCCTGGAGGACCTGGCGGAGATGgtggcctcctccctgccctcgcCGCTGCGCCGCGAGAAGCTGGCGCTTGCCGTGGAGAACGAGGGCTACATCCGCAAGCTGCTGGAGCTGTTCCACGTGTGCGAGGACCTGGAGAACCGCGAGGGCCTCCACCACCTGTACGAGATCATCAAGGGCATCTTCCTCCTCAACCGCACTGCGCTCTTCGAGGTCATGTTCTCGGAGGAGTGCATCATGGACGTCATCGGCTGCCTGGAGTTCGACCCGGCCCTGCCGCAGCCCAGGCGCCACCGCGAGTTCCTCACCAAGACGGCCCGTTTCAAGGAGGTGATCCCCATCTCTGACCCGGAGCTGAGGCAGAAGATCCACCAGACATACCGGGTCCAGTACATCCAGGACATGGTGCTGCCCACGCCCTCTGTGTTTGAGGAGAACATGCTCTCCACTCTCCACTCCTTCATCTTCTTCAATAAGGTGGAGATCGTCAGCATGCTGCAG GACGATGAGAAGTTCCTGACAGACCTCTTTGCACAGCTCACAGACGAGGCCACAGACGACGACAAAAGACACGAACTG GTAAACTTTCTAAAGGAATTCTGCGCATTCTCCCAAACGTTACAACCTCAAAACAGAGACGCCTTCTTCAAGACGTTGTCAAACATGGGCATTCTCCCGGCTCTGGAAGTCATACTG gggatgGATGACGTGCAGGTGCGTGGGGCAGCCACTGACATCTTCTCCTATCTGGTGGAGTATAATCCAGCAATGGTACGCGAGTTCGTCATGCAGGAATCCCAGCAGAACGACGAC GACATCCTGCTCATCAACCTGATCATCGAGCACATGATCTGTGACACGGACCCGGAGCTGGGAGGAGCCGTGCAGCTGATGGGGCTGCTGAGGACCCTGGTAGACCCTGAGAACATGCTGGCCACCGCCAAC AAAACAGAGAAGACAGAGTTCCTCAGCTTCTTCTACAAGCACTGCATGCacgtcctctctgctcccctgctGGCCAACACCACGGAGGAGAAGCCcagcaaag TGATggccacccctctccccccagatgATTTCCAGACCTCCCAGCTGCTGGCCCTGATCCTGGAGCTGCTGACCTTCTGCGTGGAGCACCACACGTACCACATCAAGAACTATATCATCAACAAGGACATCCTCAGGAGGGTCCTGGTTCTCACCGCCTCCCAGCATGCCTTCCTGGCTCTCT gCGCTTTGCGGTTCATGCGGAGGATTATCGGTCTGAAGGATGAGTTCTACAACCGCTACATCATGAGGAACTTCCTGTTTGAGCCCGTGGTCAAGGCCTTCCTCAACAACGGCTCACGCTACAACCTCATGAACTCCGCCATCATTGAGATGTTCGAGTATGTCCGTGTG GATGTGAAGTCCTTAACAGCTCACATAGTAGAGAACTACTGGAAGCTTCTGGAGGATGTGAACTACGTCCAGACCTTCAAGGGGCTCAAGCTGCGCTACGagcagcagagggagaggcaggacaaCCCCAAACTGGACAg CATGCGTTCCATCCTGAGGAACCACCGGTTCCGGCGTGATGCGCGGAcgctggaggacgaggaggagatgtGGTTCAACACTGACGAGGAGGACCTGGAGGACGGCGAGGCCGTGGTGCCGCCCTCGGACAAGATGAAGAGCGAGGAAGACCTCATGGACCCCATCAGCAAGttcatggagagaaagaaac tgaagGAATCTGATGACAAGGAGGTTCTGGGGAAGTCTAGTCTGTCGGGTCGTCAGAGCCCTAGCTTAAAGCTTTCCTTCTCTGGATCCACCAAGACCAGCCTGTCCAGCCCACCCTCCTCCGCTGCACTGCATCCTGGCTCGCCGGGGTCACCAGGGTCCCCCGGCTCCGGAGCCAGGAACTCCCCGCCCAGCCCGCCCGTCACCATGAAG gtGGGGTTGGTGGACTACCCTGAtgatgacgaggaggaggaagaggacgcgGACAGTAAAGGAGagactccacccctctccaagAAGTCTAGGCTGAGCTCTTAG
- the erh gene encoding enhancer of rudimentary homolog, whose protein sequence is MSHTILLVQPTKRPEGRTYADYESVNECMEGVCKMYEEHLKRMNPNSPSITYDISQLFDFIDDLADLSCLVYRGDTQTYQPYNKDWIKEKIYVLLRRQAQQAGK, encoded by the exons ATG TCACACACAATCCTGCTCGTGCAGCCCACAAAGAGGCCAGAGGGTCGCACATACGCTGACTATGAGTCCGTGAACGAGTGCATGGAGG GAGTGTGTAAGATGTACGAGGAGCACCTGAAGAGAATGAACCCAAACAGCCCCTCCATCACCTATGACATCAGCCAGCTGTTTGACTTCATCGATGACTTGGCAGACCTGAGTTGTCTAGT TTACCGTGGAGACACTCAGACGTACCAACCGTACAACAAGGACTGGATCAAGGAGAAGATCTATGTGCTGCTGCGCAGGCAGGCCCAGCAGGCTGGGAAGTAA